Genomic window (Luteibacter yeojuensis):
GACACCCGACTGGAGCCCGGTCAGCTCGAACTCGAGGTCACCGAAAGCATCAGCGTGAAGACCGTGCCGCACCTGGTGGAGACGCTGGACGCGCTGCACGCGATGGGCTGCCGCATCGCCATCGACGACTTCGGCACGGGCGCGGCGTCGCTGGACTACCTGCGCCGGCTGCCGGCCGACCGCATCAAGATCGACCAGAGCTTCGTGCGCAACATCGGCGTGGACCCGGACGACGAAGCCATCGTGCGCGCCACCATCGACATGGCCCACCGCCTCAAGCGCGGCGTGGTGGCCGAGGGCGTGGAGATCGAGCAGCACCTTCATTTCCTCCGCGCGAACGGCTGCGACGAACTGCAGGGCTACCTGTTCTGCCGTCCGCTGCCCACCGCCACGTTCGAGAAGTTGCTGGGCGAACGCGAACGCCTGGTGAGCGAAGGGCAGGCCATTCCCGCCTGATCGCCCGTTGTAGGAGCCGCCATAGCGGCGAGGAAGCCTCGCGACAAACCGGCTCTCGCCGCCATGGCGGCTCCTACAGGACGGGCGCTTGAGGTTCAGAGGCCTAGCCGCATATTTTCATGGGACAGATTCGGTAAGGCACGAGTGAACTTGCGCCGCGCCGGCTTGTCTCAGCTGCGCCCGCGACTGGCCCCGATAGAGTTGAGGAGACAGCCCGGATGGGCGAAAACGAATTGGATCAAGCACTTGTCGAGCGCGTGCAGCAAGGGGATCGCCGCGCGTTCGACCTGCTTGTCCGCAAGTACCAGCACAAGGTGGTGGCGCTGATCTCGCGCTATGTGCACGACTGGACCGAATGCGAGGACATCGCCCAGGAAGCCTTCGTGCGCGCCTGGCGTGCCCTGGGCTCGTTCCGCGGCGAAAGCGCCTTCTACACCTGGCTGTACAAGATCGCCGTCAACACGGCCAAGAACCACCTGGTGGCCATGGGCCGTCGTCCCCCCACCGGCGATATCGACATCGAGGACGCCGTTTACGTGCCGGGCGCCACCCGGATGCACGAGAGCGCCACCCCCGAGCGCGAAATGATGCGGGAACAGGTGGAACAAACGGTGTTTTCCACTGTCCAAGCCCTGCCCGAGGAGCTTCGGGTCGCGATTACCCTGCGCGAGGTGGAAGGCAAGAGCTACGAGGAGATTGCCGCCATCATGGACTGTCCCATCGGTACCGTCCGTTCGCGTATTTTCAGGGCTCGCGAAGCCATCGACCTGAAACTGCGGCCGCTGTTGTCCGACCGCGAGGACCACACCCCATGAGCGAAGCCAATCGGGAAATTCTCTCCGCCGGCATGGACGGCGAGCTGTCGCGGGAAGAGATCCGCTTCTTGCTGCGCCGTCTCGAAGCCGATCCGGTCCTCGCCGATACGTGGGCGCGTTTCCACGTGGCGCGCGATGGCCTGCGCCGCGAAGGCGCACCGTCGGTCTCCATCGATTTCGCCAGCCGGGTCATGGCCGCCATCGAAGCCGAGCCCGCCTCGGCCGGGTCGTCGCGTCGTCGCTGGCTGCACTGGTCGGCCGGTGGTGCCATCGCCGCGAGCGTCGCGGTCGCTGCCCTGATGCTCTCGCAGCCCGCCGGCAACCGTTCCCCGGCTCCCGACATCGCCCAGCACGCCGAAGTGGCGAGCGACGCGCAGGTCGCCAGCGCCCCGGCCATGCAGGCTGCCGCGCCGGTCGCCCCGCAGTGGCTCAGCGGCAACATGGCATCCCGCTTCACCCAGAAGGCCGCGTTCGACAGTTCGAGCGATGCCGGTGCCGCGGCGTACCTGCCGCGTTCCACGCCATACCAGATTCACCGCGCCCGGGCCGCGTCGGCGCCGGAAGGCAACGGCTACCTGCTGCTGATCCGCTCCGACGGCAGCCGCTATGTGCAGCCGGTCGCCGCGCCGCAGGCTCGCTGAGCCGCGGTCCGTGTCCGCGCGCCGCTCATCCCGGCGCGCCTTTCCCTGGTTTCGCAACAGTACCTGCGGCCTCACCCGCACGGGCGGCCGTGGTTAGATAAAAGGAGGAAATCGATGGCTCTCTGGCAAGCTCGCGCGCTCCTCGGCGGTGCGCTCTTACTGGCAGGCACGGGCGCGCACGCGCAGACCCTGCCGGACTTCACCGGTGTCGTGGAGAAGAACGCTCCCGCCGTGGTCCACGTCGAGGCGAAGAGTGGCGGCATCGCGCAAAAGGCGCGCGGTCGGCAGAACGCCATGCCGGACGACCAGGAAGAATTGCTGCGCCGCTTCTTCGGCATGCCGGGCATGCCCATGCCGCCGCGCGAGCAGACTTCGCTCGGTTCGGGCTTCATCATTTCGGCCGACGGCTACGTTCTCACGAACGACCATGTCGTCGACGACGCCGACGAGGTCAAGGTCCGCCTGCAGGACCGCCGCACCTTCACCGCGAAGGTGGTCGGCAAGGACCCGCAGTACGACATCGCCCTGCTCAAGATCGACGGCAAGTCGCTTCCGACCGTCACCATCGGCGACTCGCGCACCGTGAAGCGCGGCCAGTGGGCGCTCGCCATCGGCTCGCCCTTCGGCCTCGATGCCACGGTCACCCACGGCATCATCAGCGCCGTGGGCCGCAATCTGGGCAGCGGCGACCAGCCGTACACCTCCTTCATCCAGACCGACGTGCCGATCAATCGCGGCAATTCCGGCGGCCCGCTGTTCAACCTGCAAGGTCAGGTGATCGGCATCAATTCGCAGATCTACTCCACCTCGGGCGGTTACCAGGGTCTGTCGTTCTCGATCCCCATCGATGTGGCGATGAACGTCGTGCAGCAGATCAAGGACAAGGGCTACGTCTCCCGCGGCATGCTCGGCGTCACCGTGCAGCCGGTGGACCAGTTCGTGAAGAACCTCGACCTGCCCGACGCCAACGGCGCACTGGTGGCACAGGTCACGCCGGGAAGCGGCGCGGACAAGGCCGGCCTGAAGCAGGGCGACGTCATCCTCTCCTTCAACGGCACGCCGATCACGTCGTCGCCGGACCTGCCGCCGCTGGTCGGGCTGACCAAGCCCGGTTCGACCGCCAAGGTGGAGATCCTTCGCGACCACAAGAAGCAGACGGTGGACGTCAAGGTGGGCGAGATGCCGCGCGACAAGGATGCCCTGGCATCGTCGGGCGACGACGAAGACAGCACCGGCGGTTCCGCCGCCGCCCTCGGCATGGCCGTGCAGGACATCGACGCTTCCGCCCGGTCGGAGCTTGGGCTGAAGGCCGGGGAAGGCGTGGTCGTCAGCCGGATCACGGGCCCGGCGGCCGCCAGTGCCGGCCTGCGCTCGGGCGACGTGGTCCTGATGGTCAACCAGAAGCGCATCGGCAGCGCCGCGGCCTTCCGCGCCGCGGCCAAGGGCATCAAGGCGGGCGATACGGCGATGCTCCTGGTCCGTCGCGACGATTCCACGCGTTTCGTCGGGATCACGGTGCCGGCCGACCGCTGAGGCAAGGGGCCCTCCGCCGCTCGGCGGCGGTCGGCCTTCCATGCGATAATGCGGGATTCGCGCCGGCCGACAGGGCCGGCGCGCGTCGTTCGCGCCGCGAGCGATGGTGAACGTGACCACGGCGCTCCATGGAACTCATCCGCAACTTCTCCATCATTGCCCACATCGACCACGGCAAGTCGACCCTGGCCGACCGCATCATCCAGCTGTGCGGAGGATTGTCCGAGCGCGAAATGGAAGCGCAGGTGCTGGACAACAACCCGATCGAGCGCGAGCGCGGCATCACCATCAAGGCGCAGTCCGTATCGCTGCCGTACAAGGCGCGCGACGGCAAGACCTACCAGCTCAATTTCATCGATACCCCGGGCCACGTCGACTTCTCCTACGAGGTCAGCCGTTCGCTGTCCGCCTGCGAAGGCGCACTGCTGGTCGTGGATGCCGCGCAGGGTGTCGAGGCGCAGTCCGTCGCCAACTGCTACACGGCGATCGAGCAGGGCCTGGAGGTCATCCCCGTCCTCAACAAGATCGACCTGCCCACGGCCGACATCGAAAAAGCCAAGGCCGAAATCGAGGCCGTGATCGGCCTGGACGCCAGCGACGCGATTCCGGTCAGCGCCAAGACCGGCCAGAACGTGATCGAGGTGCTGGAGGCGATCATCCATCGCATCCCGCCGCCGAAGCCGCGCGACACGGACAAGCTGCAGGCGCTGATCATCGACTCGTGGTTCGACAACTACCTCGGCGTGGTGTCGCTCGTGCGCGTCATGCAGGGCGAGATCCGTCCCGGCGACAAGATCCTCGTGATGTCCACGGGGCGCACGCACCTGGTCGACGACGTCGGCGTGTTCACCCCGAAGCGGAAGAAGCTCGAGCGCCTCGCCGCGGGCGAGGTAGGCTGGATCAACGCATCCATCAAGGACGTGCATGGCGCGCCGGTGGGCGACACGCTCACCCACGCAGGCAAGCCGGCGGAAGAACCTCTGCCGGGCTTCCAGACGATGCAGCCGCGCGTGTTCGCGGGCTTGTTCCCGGTGTCCGCCGACGATTATCCGGCGCTGCGCGAGGCGCTGGATAAGCTGCGCCTCAACGACGCCGCCATGTTCTTCGAGCCGGAAAGCTCCGAAGCCATGGGCTTCGGTTTCCGTTGCGGCTTCCTCGGCATGCTGCACATGGAAATCGTGCAGGAGCGCCTGGAGCGCGAGTACGACCTCGACCTCATCACCACGGCGCCGACGGTGGTCTACGAGGTGGCGAAGACCGACGGCACCGTGCTCGACATGGACAACCCGGCCAAGCTGCCCCCGCCGCAGCAGATCGCCGAGATCCGCGAGCCGATCATCGTCGCCAACATCCTCACGCCCGGCGAATATGTCGGCAACGTCATCAAGCTGTGCGAGGAGAAGCGCGGCGTGCAGCGTTCCATCCAGTACCTGGCCACCCAGGTGCAGGTGACCTACGAGCTGCCGCTGGCGGAAGTGGTGCTCGACTTCTTCGACCGCCTGAAATCGGTCTCGCGCGGCTATGCCTCGATGGACTACCACCTCGATCGCTTCGAGGCCGGTCCCTTCGTGCGCGTCGACGTGCTGATCAACGGCGACCGCGTGGATGCCCTGAGCCTGATCGTGCATCGTTCGCATGCCGAGCGCCGCGGGCGGGAACTCGTCGAGCGCATGAAGGACCTGATCCCGCGCCAGCAGTTCGACGTGGCCATCCAGGCGGCGATCGGCGCCGCCATCATCGCGCGCTCCACGGTGAAGGCCCTGCGCAAGAACGTGCTGGCGAAATGCTACGGCGGCGACGTCTCGCGCAAGAAGAAGCTGCTGGAGAAGCAGAAGGAAGGCAAGAAGCGCATGAAGCAGGTGGGCAGCGTCGAGATTCCCCAGGAGGCCTTCCTGGCCGTCCTGAAAGTGGACAAGTGACGTTTTGCCTATGGAACCCCGGCGCCGGATGCGCCGGAATGGGCTTTGCGGCCCCTCGATACGACTAACGGAGTTGGCATGGCGGCATTCGATTTTTCGGCGATCCTCCTCGGCCTCACGGTCCTGTTCGGACTGGTGTGGTTGTTCGATCGCCTGTTCCTGGCGAAGGCGCGGCGTGCCCGTGCGGAAGCGTCCGGCACGGAGCAGCCCGAACCCTGGCCGGTCGACTGGGCGCGATCCCTGTTTCCGGTGATCCTGGTCGTGCTGATCCTGCGTTCTTTCGTGGCCGAACCCTTCCGGATCCCCTCCGGCTCGATGATGCCGACCCTGGACGTCGGCGACTTCATCCTGGTCAACAAGTTCGCCTATGGCCTGCGCATGCCGGCCTTCAACAACAAGCTGGTCGAGAACGGCGAGCCGCGGCGTGGCGACGTGGTCGTCTTCCGCTTCCCCGGCGCCCTTTGCAAGGACGAGAAGGGCGAGATCGTGCGCAGCGGCGACCTGACGTGCCAGAACCCGCATGCGCCCGTCACCGGCGAGAACTGGATCAAGCGCGTGATCGGCCTGCCGGGCGACCGCATCGAAACCCGCGGCAGCGAGCTGTACATCAACGGCGAGCGGGTCGGCGCGGACGAGATCGGTCCCTTCAAGGGCAGCATGAACCGCCCCGAAGACCGTCTGCTGATGACCTTCGGCTCGAAGCTCTACACCGAGCACCTTGGCAGCATCAACCACACCATCGCGCTCACCCCGGCCTTCAACATGCCGCAGGACATCCCCAACGCGGTGGTGCCCTCGGAAGTCCCCAAGGGCTGCTACATCGTCATGGGCGACAACCGCATGAACAGCACGGACAGCCGCTGGTGGGGCTGCATGCCGGAGCAGAACCTCGTCGGCAAGGCCTTCTTCGTCTGGCTGGCCTGGCGCGGCCCCGGCAACGGCTGGCTCGATTTCTCGAAGATGGGCAAGGTCATTCATTAAGGACACCCTTCCGAACGGTGGCCTCCGTCACGCCGCAAGGCGTTGCGGATGCCTCCGGACAAGGTAATCTCCGCTGCGGGGCGCGCATTCGCGCCCCGTACGCATTCAACGTCTTGAACAGGGGAGCCGCCGGCGCGGCGGAATACGACCATGAAATCCAGGCAATCGGGCATTACCCTTATCGGCTTCGTCATCGTGCTGCTGGTGCTCGGCTTCTTTGCCTTCATGGGCATGAAGCTCGTGCCGTCCTACATCGAGTACTTCGGTGTGAAGAAGGCGATGACCCAGGTCGCCACCAACGGGGCCAATACCCAGGACCTCGACGGCATCCGTCGCGACCTCCTGTTCAAGATGGGCTTCCAGTACGTCGACGACGCGACCATCCAGCCCAAGGACATCACGCTGGATCGCGCGAACAACGGCGCCGTCCTGCATGTCGAATACGACAAGCAGGTCCACTTCATCTACAACATCGACTTCCTCCTGCACTTCGAAAATTCCGTGCAGCTGAGGGGCTCGACCACGTAACGAGCGATCGTGCAGTTCCCCCATTCCTTCCGTAATCCCGACCTCGCGACCCTGGCGCTGACCCATCGCAGCGCCGGGAAGCCGAACAACGAGCGCCTGGAGTTCCTCGGCGACGCCCTGTTGGGCGCCACGGTGGCGGAACTGCTGTTCGAGGCCCATCCCAACGCCAGCGAGGGCGAGCTCTCGCGGCTGCGGGCCCAGCTGGTCAACGGCCAGGCCCTGGCCGTGATCGCGCGCGAACTGGAACTGGGCGACGTGCTGAAGCTGGGCCCCGGCGAGCTGAAGAGTGGCGGCTTCCGCCGCGATTCCATCCTCGCCGACGCCTTCGAGGCGCTCGTGGCCGCCGTCTACCTGGACGACGGGTACGACGCGTGCCGCCAGGTCGTGCGCAGGTTGTTCACGCCGCGCGTGGCAGAAATCAAACGCTCCAGCAAGGATGCGAAAACCCGCCTCCAGGAATGGTTGCAGGGCAGGGGCATGGCGCTGCCCGTGTACGAACTCACAGGCAGCTACGGCGAGGACCACGCGAAGGTTTTCGACGTCAGCTGCTCCATCGACGAGCCCGAGCCAATCCGCGTCGAGGGACGCGGCGGCAGCCGGCGGGCCGCCGAGCAGGACGCCGCCGAAGCGATCCTTCGCCGCCTGCTGGACGAAAAGAAGACATGAACGACATCGATACCCCTGAACACGAAGACGTCCTCGTCGACGACGATTTCCGCTGCGGCTACGTGGCGCTGGTCGGTCGTCCCAACGTGGGCAAGTCCACCCTGCTGAACGCCCTCATCGGCGTGCGCCTCAGCATCGTCAGCCACCGCCCGCAGACCACGCGCCACCGCATCCTGGGCATTTCCAGCAAGCCGCAAGGCCAGATCCTCTACGTCGACACGCCGGGACTCCACCGTGGCGGCAAGCGGGCGATGAACCGCAGCCTCAACCGTGCCGCCCGCGCGGCGATCACCGAGGTCGACCTCGCCGTGCAGGTCATCGAGGCCGGGCGCTGGACCGACGAGG
Coding sequences:
- the rpoE gene encoding RNA polymerase sigma factor RpoE, coding for MGENELDQALVERVQQGDRRAFDLLVRKYQHKVVALISRYVHDWTECEDIAQEAFVRAWRALGSFRGESAFYTWLYKIAVNTAKNHLVAMGRRPPTGDIDIEDAVYVPGATRMHESATPEREMMREQVEQTVFSTVQALPEELRVAITLREVEGKSYEEIAAIMDCPIGTVRSRIFRAREAIDLKLRPLLSDREDHTP
- a CDS encoding sigma-E factor negative regulatory protein, translating into MSEANREILSAGMDGELSREEIRFLLRRLEADPVLADTWARFHVARDGLRREGAPSVSIDFASRVMAAIEAEPASAGSSRRRWLHWSAGGAIAASVAVAALMLSQPAGNRSPAPDIAQHAEVASDAQVASAPAMQAAAPVAPQWLSGNMASRFTQKAAFDSSSDAGAAAYLPRSTPYQIHRARAASAPEGNGYLLLIRSDGSRYVQPVAAPQAR
- a CDS encoding DegQ family serine endoprotease, giving the protein MALWQARALLGGALLLAGTGAHAQTLPDFTGVVEKNAPAVVHVEAKSGGIAQKARGRQNAMPDDQEELLRRFFGMPGMPMPPREQTSLGSGFIISADGYVLTNDHVVDDADEVKVRLQDRRTFTAKVVGKDPQYDIALLKIDGKSLPTVTIGDSRTVKRGQWALAIGSPFGLDATVTHGIISAVGRNLGSGDQPYTSFIQTDVPINRGNSGGPLFNLQGQVIGINSQIYSTSGGYQGLSFSIPIDVAMNVVQQIKDKGYVSRGMLGVTVQPVDQFVKNLDLPDANGALVAQVTPGSGADKAGLKQGDVILSFNGTPITSSPDLPPLVGLTKPGSTAKVEILRDHKKQTVDVKVGEMPRDKDALASSGDDEDSTGGSAAALGMAVQDIDASARSELGLKAGEGVVVSRITGPAAASAGLRSGDVVLMVNQKRIGSAAAFRAAAKGIKAGDTAMLLVRRDDSTRFVGITVPADR
- the lepA gene encoding translation elongation factor 4; this translates as MELIRNFSIIAHIDHGKSTLADRIIQLCGGLSEREMEAQVLDNNPIERERGITIKAQSVSLPYKARDGKTYQLNFIDTPGHVDFSYEVSRSLSACEGALLVVDAAQGVEAQSVANCYTAIEQGLEVIPVLNKIDLPTADIEKAKAEIEAVIGLDASDAIPVSAKTGQNVIEVLEAIIHRIPPPKPRDTDKLQALIIDSWFDNYLGVVSLVRVMQGEIRPGDKILVMSTGRTHLVDDVGVFTPKRKKLERLAAGEVGWINASIKDVHGAPVGDTLTHAGKPAEEPLPGFQTMQPRVFAGLFPVSADDYPALREALDKLRLNDAAMFFEPESSEAMGFGFRCGFLGMLHMEIVQERLEREYDLDLITTAPTVVYEVAKTDGTVLDMDNPAKLPPPQQIAEIREPIIVANILTPGEYVGNVIKLCEEKRGVQRSIQYLATQVQVTYELPLAEVVLDFFDRLKSVSRGYASMDYHLDRFEAGPFVRVDVLINGDRVDALSLIVHRSHAERRGRELVERMKDLIPRQQFDVAIQAAIGAAIIARSTVKALRKNVLAKCYGGDVSRKKKLLEKQKEGKKRMKQVGSVEIPQEAFLAVLKVDK
- the lepB gene encoding signal peptidase I, translating into MAAFDFSAILLGLTVLFGLVWLFDRLFLAKARRARAEASGTEQPEPWPVDWARSLFPVILVVLILRSFVAEPFRIPSGSMMPTLDVGDFILVNKFAYGLRMPAFNNKLVENGEPRRGDVVVFRFPGALCKDEKGEIVRSGDLTCQNPHAPVTGENWIKRVIGLPGDRIETRGSELYINGERVGADEIGPFKGSMNRPEDRLLMTFGSKLYTEHLGSINHTIALTPAFNMPQDIPNAVVPSEVPKGCYIVMGDNRMNSTDSRWWGCMPEQNLVGKAFFVWLAWRGPGNGWLDFSKMGKVIH
- a CDS encoding DUF4845 domain-containing protein yields the protein MKSRQSGITLIGFVIVLLVLGFFAFMGMKLVPSYIEYFGVKKAMTQVATNGANTQDLDGIRRDLLFKMGFQYVDDATIQPKDITLDRANNGAVLHVEYDKQVHFIYNIDFLLHFENSVQLRGSTT
- the rnc gene encoding ribonuclease III, with the protein product MQFPHSFRNPDLATLALTHRSAGKPNNERLEFLGDALLGATVAELLFEAHPNASEGELSRLRAQLVNGQALAVIARELELGDVLKLGPGELKSGGFRRDSILADAFEALVAAVYLDDGYDACRQVVRRLFTPRVAEIKRSSKDAKTRLQEWLQGRGMALPVYELTGSYGEDHAKVFDVSCSIDEPEPIRVEGRGGSRRAAEQDAAEAILRRLLDEKKT